A genomic segment from Echeneis naucrates chromosome 20, fEcheNa1.1, whole genome shotgun sequence encodes:
- the LOC115060902 gene encoding C-C chemokine receptor type 9-like isoform X1, with product MDDELGTTMTTVTVFMESETPDYQDYDPGLTESTGLCDRTWVRNFRGQFEPPLFGIIFLLGAVGNLLVVWIYTTVRSRLKTMTDVYLLNLAVADLLFLCMLPFWAVDAIRGWNFGGVMCKMVSAVYKINFFNSMLLLTCISVDRYIAIVQVTKAQNLKKKRLFYSKLACLGVWFLSTLLALPEFIFAQVKADQRGQSFCTLVYWNNSNNWTKILVLSLQISMGFCLPLLIMFFCYSVIIRTLLQAKSFEKHKALRVIFAVVFVFVLSQLPYNGLLIVEATQAANTTITECDMVTRFDIAGQVAKMLAFTHACLNPFLYVFIGVRFRQDLLRIAKMCAGMGKGGYSKTNAVPKRPSVMSDTDTTPALSI from the exons ATGGATGATGAATTAGGAACCACAATGACGACGGTAACTGTTTTTATGGAAAGT GAGACTCCTGACTACCAAGACTATGATCCAGGGCTAACTGAAAGCACAGGGCTGTGTGATAGAACGTGGGTGAGGAACTTTCGTGGCCAGTTTGAACCCCCTTTGTTTGGGATCATCTTCTTGCTCGGTGCTGTGGGTAACCTGTTGGTGGTTTGGATTTACACCACTGTGCGCAGCCGTCTGAAAACAATGACCGATGTGTATTTGCTAAACCTGGCCGTGGCTGACCTTCTCTTCCTGTGCATGCTGCCCTTCTGGGCTGTCGATGCCATCAGGGGCTGGAACTTCGGTGGCGTCATGTGCAAAATGGTTTCTGCTGTCTACAAGATCAACTTCTTCAACAGCATGCTCCTGCTCACCTGTATTAGCGTGGACCGCTACATTGCAATTGTGCAAGTCACGAAGGCCCAGAACTTGAAGAAAAAGAGACTCTTTTACAGCAAACTTGCCTGCCTGGGTGTTTGGTTTCTCTCCACTCTCCTGGCGCTCCCAGAGTTCATCTTTGCTCAGGTGAAGGCAGACCAAAGGGGGCAGTCTTTCTGTACTCTGGTCTACTGGAACAACTCAAACAACTGGACTAAGATCCTGGTGCTGTCCCTGCAGATTTCCATGGGcttctgcctccctctgctcaTCATGTTCTTCTGTTATTCTGTCATCATTCGCACTCTCCTGCAGGCCAAGAGCTTCGAAAAACACAAGGCCCTGCGTGTAATCtttgctgtggtgtttgtgtttgtcctctCTCAGCTGCCTTACAATGGTTTGCTGATAGTGGAGGCCACTCAGGCTGCTAATACTACTATCACAGAATGTGACATGGTAACTCGTTTTGATATAGCCGGACAGGTAGCCAAGATGCTGGCATTTACTCATGCCTGCTTGAACCCCTTCCTTTATGTCTTCATTGGGGTTCGGTTCAGGCAGGACCTCCTGAGGATTGCGAAGATGTGTGCTGGTATGGGAAAAGGAGGCTACAGTAAAACAAATGCAGTCCCCAAACGTCCCTCTGTTATGTCAGACACGGATACAACCCCAGCCCTGTCTATTTAA
- the LOC115060902 gene encoding C-C chemokine receptor type 9-like isoform X2 — MKSEKKETPDYQDYDPGLTESTGLCDRTWVRNFRGQFEPPLFGIIFLLGAVGNLLVVWIYTTVRSRLKTMTDVYLLNLAVADLLFLCMLPFWAVDAIRGWNFGGVMCKMVSAVYKINFFNSMLLLTCISVDRYIAIVQVTKAQNLKKKRLFYSKLACLGVWFLSTLLALPEFIFAQVKADQRGQSFCTLVYWNNSNNWTKILVLSLQISMGFCLPLLIMFFCYSVIIRTLLQAKSFEKHKALRVIFAVVFVFVLSQLPYNGLLIVEATQAANTTITECDMVTRFDIAGQVAKMLAFTHACLNPFLYVFIGVRFRQDLLRIAKMCAGMGKGGYSKTNAVPKRPSVMSDTDTTPALSI, encoded by the exons ATGAAGAGTGAGAAAAAG GAGACTCCTGACTACCAAGACTATGATCCAGGGCTAACTGAAAGCACAGGGCTGTGTGATAGAACGTGGGTGAGGAACTTTCGTGGCCAGTTTGAACCCCCTTTGTTTGGGATCATCTTCTTGCTCGGTGCTGTGGGTAACCTGTTGGTGGTTTGGATTTACACCACTGTGCGCAGCCGTCTGAAAACAATGACCGATGTGTATTTGCTAAACCTGGCCGTGGCTGACCTTCTCTTCCTGTGCATGCTGCCCTTCTGGGCTGTCGATGCCATCAGGGGCTGGAACTTCGGTGGCGTCATGTGCAAAATGGTTTCTGCTGTCTACAAGATCAACTTCTTCAACAGCATGCTCCTGCTCACCTGTATTAGCGTGGACCGCTACATTGCAATTGTGCAAGTCACGAAGGCCCAGAACTTGAAGAAAAAGAGACTCTTTTACAGCAAACTTGCCTGCCTGGGTGTTTGGTTTCTCTCCACTCTCCTGGCGCTCCCAGAGTTCATCTTTGCTCAGGTGAAGGCAGACCAAAGGGGGCAGTCTTTCTGTACTCTGGTCTACTGGAACAACTCAAACAACTGGACTAAGATCCTGGTGCTGTCCCTGCAGATTTCCATGGGcttctgcctccctctgctcaTCATGTTCTTCTGTTATTCTGTCATCATTCGCACTCTCCTGCAGGCCAAGAGCTTCGAAAAACACAAGGCCCTGCGTGTAATCtttgctgtggtgtttgtgtttgtcctctCTCAGCTGCCTTACAATGGTTTGCTGATAGTGGAGGCCACTCAGGCTGCTAATACTACTATCACAGAATGTGACATGGTAACTCGTTTTGATATAGCCGGACAGGTAGCCAAGATGCTGGCATTTACTCATGCCTGCTTGAACCCCTTCCTTTATGTCTTCATTGGGGTTCGGTTCAGGCAGGACCTCCTGAGGATTGCGAAGATGTGTGCTGGTATGGGAAAAGGAGGCTACAGTAAAACAAATGCAGTCCCCAAACGTCCCTCTGTTATGTCAGACACGGATACAACCCCAGCCCTGTCTATTTAA